A genome region from Streptomyces antimycoticus includes the following:
- a CDS encoding maleate cis-trans isomerase family protein, with product MVDSTRPAPDTVGFLYPGYSAEDEYPRLEGMLGGDSGDVRLPLVHTDIGEDAHRVDALLEMGSAARLAAGVAELAERGARAVVWACTSASFVFGWEGAHEQVRELGETAGLPASSTSFAFAHAVQALGAERVAIAATYPEDVADYFRAFLKAAGAEVVSMRGSGIITAAEVGTWGREEVLELARAGDHPEAQAVLLPDTALHTAAWIPDLEAELGKPVLTANQVTVWEGLRLLGRDPVHDRLGTLFARSGG from the coding sequence ATGGTGGATTCGACGCGCCCGGCCCCGGACACGGTCGGCTTTCTCTACCCCGGATACTCCGCCGAGGACGAATACCCCCGCCTGGAAGGCATGCTCGGCGGCGACAGCGGCGATGTCCGGCTTCCCCTCGTCCATACCGACATCGGGGAGGACGCCCATCGGGTGGACGCCCTGCTGGAGATGGGTTCCGCGGCCCGCCTCGCGGCCGGGGTCGCCGAGCTCGCCGAGCGCGGGGCCCGGGCCGTGGTCTGGGCCTGCACCAGCGCCAGCTTCGTCTTCGGCTGGGAGGGCGCCCATGAGCAGGTGCGCGAGCTGGGCGAGACGGCCGGATTGCCCGCCTCCAGCACCTCCTTCGCCTTCGCGCACGCGGTGCAGGCGCTCGGCGCCGAGCGGGTGGCCATCGCCGCCACCTATCCGGAGGATGTCGCCGACTACTTCAGGGCATTTTTGAAGGCGGCGGGCGCCGAGGTGGTCTCGATGCGCGGCAGCGGGATCATCACGGCCGCGGAGGTCGGCACCTGGGGCCGGGAAGAGGTGCTGGAGCTGGCCCGCGCCGGGGACCACCCCGAGGCCCAGGCGGTGCTCCTTCCGGACACCGCCCTGCACACCGCCGCCTGGATTCCGGATCTGGAGGCGGAGCTGGGCAAGCCGGTGCTCACGGCCAACCAGGTCACGGTCTGGGAGGGGCTGCGGCTGCTGGGCCGTGATCCGGTCCATGACCGGCTGGGCACGCTCTTCGCCCGGAGCGGCGGATAG
- a CDS encoding AMP-binding protein: protein MPRHANLAEALKERALRCADSTALAHPADDGTEHRVSYAVLDARADAVAAWLRARDAAGRRVLLAMDPGPHAAVALLGCLYAGAVAVPVPAPSASRTDAERTASIVRDAAVALVLTETAHATETSRRLSRVGRAGLTCLAVDGLRPDAYDGAPRQPVRTTADSLALLAYDSGPATAPRGALLTHGSLTAAMAGLRRTLGTDRHSRIGGWLPRRHTPGLIGQVLHPLWLGATAVTLPAEPFRTDPLGWLRAISRHGITETVAPDILHARCAALLGDEPPAGLDLSRWRTALNAGEPVSAGTMAAFPHRCAPLGLRPGTLVAGYVPAEGSPVALATGRAPVPGADFAVVDPLTGRRLPDGAPGEIWVRGPAVATGHWGGPPDTAPLFAARVAEGPGGFLRTGDLGLTVNGQLRMTGRLRDALLVDGHTLHPQDVERELLRCARALGSARVFCAGPGAGALVVVQEVVRTAGGARTGLPRLAARIRALIAEEFGVVTGALLLVRPGTVRGAGTAKVRRALLRERYLRGEVRALHAEFGPAVGEPCRGGAA, encoded by the coding sequence ATGCCGCGACACGCGAATCTGGCCGAGGCCCTGAAGGAACGCGCCCTCCGGTGCGCCGACAGTACGGCGCTCGCCCACCCCGCCGACGACGGCACCGAACACCGCGTGTCCTACGCCGTGCTCGACGCCCGCGCCGACGCCGTGGCCGCCTGGCTGCGCGCCCGGGACGCCGCCGGCCGCCGGGTGCTGCTCGCCATGGACCCCGGTCCGCACGCCGCGGTGGCGCTGCTCGGCTGTCTGTACGCGGGCGCCGTCGCGGTGCCCGTGCCCGCCCCGTCCGCCTCCCGGACCGATGCCGAGCGCACCGCCTCGATCGTCCGTGACGCCGCCGTGGCCCTCGTCCTCACCGAGACCGCCCACGCCACCGAGACCTCCCGCAGGCTCTCCCGGGTCGGCCGCGCCGGTCTGACCTGCCTCGCGGTCGACGGACTCCGCCCCGACGCGTACGACGGCGCGCCCCGGCAACCCGTCCGCACCACCGCCGACAGCCTCGCGCTGCTCGCCTACGACTCCGGGCCCGCCACCGCCCCACGCGGCGCCCTGCTCACCCATGGCAGCCTTACGGCGGCCATGGCCGGGCTGCGGCGAACGCTCGGCACCGACCGCCACTCCCGGATCGGCGGCTGGCTGCCCCGCCGCCACACCCCCGGGCTGATCGGGCAGGTGCTGCATCCGCTGTGGCTGGGCGCCACCGCCGTGACGCTTCCGGCGGAGCCGTTCCGCACCGATCCGCTCGGCTGGCTGCGGGCCATCAGCCGCCATGGCATCACCGAAACCGTCGCGCCCGACATCCTCCACGCCCGCTGCGCCGCCCTCCTCGGCGACGAGCCACCGGCCGGGCTCGACCTCTCCCGCTGGCGGACCGCGCTGAACGCCGGGGAGCCGGTCTCGGCCGGAACCATGGCCGCCTTCCCCCACCGCTGCGCGCCCCTGGGGCTGCGCCCGGGCACCCTGGTGGCCGGATACGTCCCGGCCGAGGGGTCCCCGGTGGCGCTGGCCACGGGGCGCGCACCGGTGCCGGGCGCGGACTTCGCCGTCGTGGACCCGCTGACCGGGCGCCGGCTGCCGGACGGGGCGCCCGGGGAGATCTGGGTGCGCGGACCCGCCGTCGCCACCGGCCACTGGGGCGGTCCGCCGGACACCGCGCCGCTGTTCGCCGCCCGCGTCGCCGAGGGCCCGGGGGGCTTTCTGCGCACCGGCGATCTCGGCCTTACGGTGAACGGCCAGCTCCGGATGACCGGCCGGCTCCGTGACGCCCTCCTGGTGGACGGCCACACCCTGCATCCACAGGACGTGGAGCGCGAACTGCTGCGCTGCGCACGGGCGCTGGGGTCGGCCCGGGTGTTCTGCGCGGGGCCCGGCGCGGGGGCGCTGGTGGTCGTCCAGGAGGTCGTCCGTACGGCGGGCGGGGCGCGCACCGGGCTGCCCCGGCTGGCGGCGCGGATCCGTGCCCTGATCGCGGAGGAGTTCGGTGTCGTGACCGGCGCGCTGCTGCTGGTGCGCCCCGGCACCGTGCGCGGGGCGGGTACCGCCAAGGTGCGGCGTGCCCTGCTGCGCGAGCGCTATCTGCGGGGTGAAGTGCGCGCTCTGCACGCGGAGTTCGGGCCAGCGGTGGGTGAACCCTGCCGGGGTGGTGCGGCATGA
- a CDS encoding LLM class flavin-dependent oxidoreductase, with translation MADEQDRRDDQHDPIRARALGSAPVPLSVLDLATVGSGVTAAEALRTTTELARLTERRGFHRFWVAEHHSMPGVASTSPAVILAHLAAHTERIRLGSGGVMLPNHAPLVIAEQFGTLEALAPGRVDLGLGRAPGTDGATAAALRRTERLREGADDFPQQLAELTRFLDDDFPDGHRYARIHAVPGPVQGTVPGGVQSADRPSIWLLGSSGFSARLAGMLGLPFSFAHHFSAANTVPALDLYRETFRPSAALDRPYASIGVSAFAAEDEKEAHRQVLTGALAMIRLRTGRPGLVPTPEEAEAYEFNEIERDFINSWLANVEYGTPDQVREGLDGLIKRTGVDEIKITANAHGRDARLRSYELIADAYDLPTAQTEA, from the coding sequence GTGGCCGATGAGCAGGACCGGCGAGACGACCAGCACGACCCCATCCGGGCCCGCGCGCTCGGCAGCGCACCGGTGCCCCTGTCGGTGCTGGACCTCGCGACCGTCGGCAGCGGGGTGACGGCCGCCGAGGCGCTGCGGACCACCACCGAGCTCGCCCGGCTCACCGAGCGTCGGGGCTTCCACCGCTTCTGGGTCGCCGAGCACCACTCCATGCCCGGGGTCGCCAGCACCTCCCCGGCGGTGATCCTCGCCCACCTCGCCGCGCACACCGAGCGGATCCGGCTGGGCTCGGGCGGGGTGATGCTCCCCAACCACGCCCCGCTGGTCATCGCCGAGCAGTTCGGCACCCTGGAGGCGCTCGCCCCCGGTCGGGTGGACCTCGGCCTCGGCCGCGCGCCCGGCACCGACGGGGCCACGGCCGCCGCCCTGCGCCGCACCGAACGGCTGCGCGAGGGTGCCGACGACTTCCCCCAGCAGCTCGCCGAGCTGACCCGCTTCCTCGACGACGACTTCCCCGACGGCCACCGTTACGCCCGTATCCACGCGGTGCCGGGACCGGTGCAGGGCACCGTGCCCGGCGGGGTCCAGTCCGCCGACCGGCCCTCGATCTGGCTGCTGGGCTCCAGCGGATTCAGCGCCCGGCTCGCCGGCATGCTCGGCCTGCCGTTCTCCTTCGCCCATCACTTCTCCGCGGCCAACACGGTCCCCGCGCTCGACCTCTACCGCGAGACCTTCCGGCCGTCCGCCGCGCTGGACCGGCCGTACGCCTCGATCGGCGTCTCGGCCTTCGCCGCCGAGGACGAGAAGGAGGCCCACCGGCAGGTGCTCACCGGCGCCCTGGCCATGATCCGGCTGCGCACCGGACGCCCCGGCCTGGTGCCGACGCCTGAGGAGGCCGAGGCATACGAGTTCAACGAGATCGAGCGCGACTTCATCAACAGCTGGCTCGCCAACGTCGAGTACGGCACCCCGGACCAGGTCCGCGAGGGGCTCGACGGGCTGATCAAGCGCACCGGAGTGGACGAAATCAAGATCACGGCCAATGCGCACGGCCGTGACGCCCGTCTGCGCTCGTACGAGCTGATCGCGGATGCCTACGATCTCCCGACGGCGCAGACGGAGGCGTAG
- a CDS encoding EfeM/EfeO family lipoprotein: MRRQHLSPVPPARYLLVAGAVTVATAVGIGVLAVGGDSSDGPGANRSASGSVPAKASDGLRHTSVEVSEGGCGRGWTDPTRGKQVFDLRNTSSRPAEVYLTDPANGAVYGEVEGLGPGTSRPLSVTLGGGSYAFVCLPDDVDAVTGPTVTVPGPARGGGPAAVPVGQQDLIPPTIAYQKWVTGRMDELVRRTDALRSAIRCGDLATARAAWLPAHLVYERMGAAYGAFGDADGAINGTTAGLSGGVHDPDFTGFHRLEYGLWHGQSASSLRPVADRLVKDVRGLRDDWPQERMDPADLGLRAHEIMENTVQFELTGRTDYGSGTNLATARANLDGTRAVLTRLEPLLKPRAPWLPELKSELDRTERTLERSHHGDRWTPLDRLSRTGRQRLNADAGALVERLAQVAALMDVRRTR, encoded by the coding sequence GTGCGTCGCCAACATCTCTCCCCGGTCCCGCCGGCACGTTATCTGCTGGTCGCCGGCGCGGTGACAGTGGCCACGGCCGTCGGAATCGGCGTGCTGGCGGTCGGCGGGGACTCCTCGGACGGCCCTGGTGCGAACCGCTCCGCGAGCGGAAGCGTGCCCGCGAAGGCATCGGACGGGCTTCGGCACACCTCCGTGGAGGTGTCCGAGGGCGGCTGCGGCCGTGGCTGGACCGACCCCACCCGCGGCAAGCAGGTCTTCGATCTGCGGAACACCTCCAGCAGACCGGCGGAGGTCTATCTCACCGATCCGGCGAACGGCGCCGTCTATGGAGAGGTGGAGGGCCTGGGCCCCGGCACCAGCAGGCCGCTGAGCGTCACGCTCGGCGGCGGCTCCTACGCCTTCGTCTGCCTGCCCGACGACGTGGACGCGGTCACCGGACCCACCGTCACCGTCCCCGGACCGGCGCGGGGCGGCGGACCGGCCGCGGTTCCGGTCGGCCAGCAGGATCTGATTCCGCCGACCATCGCCTACCAGAAGTGGGTGACGGGCCGGATGGACGAGCTGGTGCGGCGCACGGACGCGCTGCGCTCGGCCATCCGCTGCGGTGATCTGGCCACGGCCCGTGCGGCCTGGCTGCCCGCCCATCTGGTGTACGAGCGGATGGGCGCCGCCTACGGTGCCTTCGGCGACGCCGACGGGGCCATCAACGGCACCACGGCGGGGCTGTCCGGCGGGGTCCATGACCCGGACTTCACCGGATTCCACCGCCTCGAGTACGGCCTGTGGCACGGCCAGTCCGCGAGCTCCCTGCGCCCGGTCGCCGACCGGCTCGTCAAGGACGTCCGAGGGCTGCGGGACGACTGGCCGCAGGAGCGGATGGACCCGGCCGACCTGGGCCTGCGGGCGCACGAAATCATGGAGAACACCGTGCAGTTCGAGCTGACCGGCCGCACCGACTACGGCAGCGGCACCAATCTGGCCACCGCGCGGGCCAACCTCGACGGCACCCGGGCCGTGCTGACCCGGCTGGAGCCGCTGCTGAAGCCCCGTGCCCCGTGGCTGCCCGAGCTGAAGAGCGAGCTGGACCGCACCGAGCGGACCCTGGAGCGCTCGCACCACGGGGACCGCTGGACCCCGCTGGACCGGCTGAGCCGCACCGGCCGCCAGCGGCTCAACGCGGACGCGGGCGCGCTGGTGGAGCGGCTGGCGCAGGTGGCGGCGCTGATGGATGTGCGGAGGACCCGGTGA
- a CDS encoding phospholipase C → MGGTAGSEGGRRRGRAARWGALAGAAALATVGGVAPAWAAPAKGGDTATPVKHVVVIFDENISFDHYFGTYPKAANTDGTKFTPSKHTPKNIDTLAHAGLLEKNPNLYKPKRLRSDQAMTCDQNHSYGPEQYAANGGKADKFVENTEVSKCTGLFGEPGLVMDYFDGNTVTGLWNYAQHYAMSDRSFSSAYGPSTPGALELVSGQTHGVISTDPKSSTENPKQTDKPDAYAVASPDAKGVGTMINDPDPAFDDCSNKDHTSGNALALMKGRNVGDLLNAKGVSWGWFQGGFRPSTGWDGEQDHYAKCSGTTHKNVGGAASVDYSPHHAPFQYYKSTANPHHLPPKNVQEIGHSGRANHNYDLTDFDAALKTGHLPAVSFLKAAEYQDGHAGYSDPVDEQHFLVKQINAIQKSPQWKDTAIVVAYDDSDGWYDHAYAKPLNGSTDKTTGSGGKATDSPACQSAPKPAGGYQDRCGPGPRQPLLVISPFSKSNKVDHTQTEQTSITRFIEDNWHTGRIGDASFDRRANTLSGLFDFRHPNNTQVLLKSDGSVASVHKAGHYTTSALAAHAPIVNAAAANALTTRRLADDRGAPVALPIGLTAGVLVLGGAGTALALHRRRTVRTAG, encoded by the coding sequence ATGGGCGGCACGGCAGGATCCGAAGGCGGCCGACGGCGTGGCCGGGCAGCGCGCTGGGGTGCCCTGGCCGGCGCCGCGGCGCTGGCGACCGTAGGCGGGGTGGCCCCCGCATGGGCCGCGCCCGCGAAGGGCGGCGACACCGCGACCCCGGTGAAGCATGTGGTGGTGATCTTCGACGAGAACATCTCGTTCGACCACTACTTCGGCACGTATCCGAAGGCGGCCAACACGGACGGCACGAAGTTCACGCCGTCCAAGCACACGCCCAAGAACATCGACACCCTGGCGCACGCCGGGCTGCTGGAGAAGAACCCCAATCTCTACAAGCCCAAGCGGCTGCGCAGCGACCAGGCCATGACCTGCGACCAGAACCACTCCTACGGCCCCGAGCAGTACGCCGCCAATGGCGGCAAGGCCGATAAGTTCGTGGAGAACACCGAGGTCAGCAAGTGCACCGGGCTGTTCGGCGAGCCCGGTCTGGTGATGGACTACTTCGACGGGAACACCGTCACCGGCCTGTGGAACTACGCCCAGCACTACGCGATGAGCGACCGTTCCTTCAGCTCGGCCTATGGCCCCTCCACCCCCGGAGCGCTGGAGCTGGTCTCGGGCCAGACCCATGGGGTGATCTCCACCGACCCCAAGTCCTCCACCGAGAATCCGAAGCAGACCGACAAGCCGGACGCGTACGCGGTGGCCTCGCCGGACGCCAAGGGCGTCGGCACGATGATCAACGACCCGGACCCGGCCTTCGACGACTGCTCCAACAAGGACCACACCAGTGGCAACGCCCTGGCCCTGATGAAGGGCCGGAACGTCGGCGATCTGCTCAACGCCAAGGGTGTGAGCTGGGGCTGGTTCCAGGGCGGCTTCCGCCCCAGCACCGGCTGGGACGGTGAGCAGGACCACTACGCCAAGTGCTCCGGCACCACCCACAAGAACGTCGGCGGCGCGGCCTCGGTGGACTACAGCCCGCACCATGCGCCGTTCCAGTACTACAAGTCCACGGCCAACCCGCACCACCTCCCGCCGAAGAACGTCCAGGAGATCGGGCACAGCGGTCGGGCCAACCACAACTACGACCTCACCGACTTCGACGCGGCGCTCAAGACGGGCCATCTGCCGGCCGTCAGCTTCCTGAAGGCCGCCGAGTACCAGGACGGCCACGCCGGCTATTCCGACCCGGTCGATGAGCAGCACTTCCTGGTCAAGCAGATCAACGCGATCCAGAAGTCGCCGCAGTGGAAGGACACCGCGATCGTCGTCGCGTACGACGACAGCGACGGCTGGTACGACCACGCCTACGCCAAGCCCCTCAACGGGTCGACCGACAAGACCACGGGTTCGGGCGGCAAGGCAACCGACAGCCCCGCCTGCCAGTCCGCTCCGAAGCCCGCGGGCGGCTACCAGGACCGCTGTGGCCCTGGCCCCCGGCAGCCGCTGCTGGTGATCTCGCCCTTCAGCAAGTCCAACAAGGTCGACCACACCCAGACCGAGCAGACCTCGATCACACGCTTCATCGAGGACAACTGGCACACCGGCCGGATCGGTGACGCCTCCTTCGACCGCCGGGCGAACACCCTCTCCGGGCTCTTCGACTTCCGTCACCCCAACAACACCCAGGTGCTGCTGAAGTCCGACGGCTCGGTCGCGTCGGTGCACAAGGCCGGTCACTACACGACTTCCGCCCTGGCAGCCCACGCCCCGATCGTGAACGCCGCGGCCGCCAACGCCCTGACCACCCGGCGTCTCGCCGATGACCGGGGCGCCCCCGTCGCCCTGCCCATCGGCCTCACGGCGGGTGTGCTGGTGCTCGGCGGCGCCGGTACGGCGCTGGCCCTCCACCGTCGCCGTACCGTGCGGACCGCGGGCTAG
- a CDS encoding response regulator transcription factor produces MVRVLIAEDMHMLRKALVALLEFEPDIEVVAEFSNGAEILPRARELRPDVAVLDIDLPGVDGLTAAAELSTTVPECRTMMLTSLGRPGNLRRALAAHVSGFLLKDSSPDKLSDAIRAVARGERVIDPQLALAALDDGPQPLTPRELEVLRFAAKGEESAQIAAKLFLSVGTVRNYLTSAVTKLDARNRVDAIRIAREAGWL; encoded by the coding sequence ATGGTCAGGGTGCTGATCGCGGAAGACATGCATATGTTGCGCAAGGCCCTGGTCGCCCTGCTGGAATTCGAGCCGGACATCGAGGTGGTGGCCGAATTCTCCAACGGCGCCGAAATCCTGCCGCGCGCCCGTGAGCTCCGCCCGGATGTCGCGGTCCTCGACATCGATCTGCCGGGTGTGGACGGGCTCACCGCCGCGGCCGAGTTGAGCACCACCGTTCCCGAATGCCGCACCATGATGCTCACCAGCCTCGGCCGCCCCGGAAATCTGCGCCGGGCGCTGGCCGCCCATGTCTCCGGCTTTCTGCTCAAGGACAGCAGCCCGGACAAGCTGAGCGACGCCATCCGCGCCGTCGCCCGGGGCGAGCGGGTGATCGATCCACAGTTGGCGCTGGCCGCCCTGGACGACGGTCCGCAGCCGCTGACCCCGCGTGAGCTGGAGGTCCTGCGGTTCGCCGCGAAGGGGGAGGAGTCCGCGCAGATCGCGGCCAAGCTGTTTCTGTCGGTGGGCACCGTGCGCAACTACCTGACGTCCGCCGTGACCAAGCTGGACGCCCGCAACCGGGTCGACGCCATCCGGATCGCCCGCGAGGCGGGCTGGCTGTAG
- a CDS encoding putative bifunctional diguanylate cyclase/phosphodiesterase: MRTNNLDTTNATRERAVSGIPDGQGRALGATLPTITERDAAPSVLPVAEDAGAPRPAIGAPSPTGAPPAPGAHSASGAPPGAGPAPGPAPGDYRAAFNVAHLAMAVVDREGRVRDANPALGALLGTDPAVLTTRSAADLANLREDPRTWKEYRDVLGGRLARLRRTRRLLRADGHALWAEITIEPAPDSCSLLLSMADISDQRDLQGRLRHLQMHDPVTRLPNRSLFFERMTSALEAATYDHGGTGRIGLCYLDLDGFKAVNDTLGHRVGDRLLGAVAQRLTECAAPGGHLVARLGGDEFALLVRNSTGTEQLCDLARTLLAALQEPFDVGGQRLSVSASIGVVERPAAGTHTTWLMQAADTTLYWAKEDGKARWTLFDPERNAHRMTRQALSSTLRPAVERDEFVLDYQPLVGLGDGVVRGVEALVRWDHPQFGRLSPNRFIPLAEENGAIVPLGRWVLRTACRQARAWQLANPTHPLVVSVNVAVRQVWDSDLVADVGTILAETGLPPHLLQLELTESAVMGSTGRPLQALQRLSDMGVPIAIDDFGTGYSNLAYLSRLPVSTLKLDGSFVQGFRAEEHPNPADETIVEALVQLAHRLGLTVTAECVESAEQAERLRRIGCDTGQGWFYSRPVPPDRIQTMITCPASG, translated from the coding sequence ATGCGTACGAACAACCTGGACACAACGAACGCCACGCGGGAGCGAGCGGTGAGCGGAATCCCTGACGGGCAGGGCCGCGCCCTGGGCGCGACGCTGCCGACGATCACAGAGCGTGATGCTGCCCCCAGCGTCCTCCCCGTTGCGGAGGACGCCGGCGCACCTCGCCCGGCCATCGGCGCGCCGTCGCCCACGGGCGCGCCCCCAGCGCCGGGGGCGCACTCGGCGTCAGGCGCGCCCCCGGGCGCCGGCCCGGCCCCGGGCCCCGCGCCCGGCGACTACCGCGCCGCCTTCAATGTGGCGCACCTCGCCATGGCCGTCGTCGACCGCGAGGGCAGAGTGCGCGACGCCAATCCCGCGCTCGGCGCCCTGCTCGGCACCGATCCGGCCGTCCTGACCACCCGCAGCGCGGCGGATCTGGCCAATCTGCGCGAGGATCCGCGCACCTGGAAGGAGTACCGGGACGTGCTGGGCGGCCGTCTCGCGCGGCTGCGCCGCACCCGGCGCCTGCTGCGCGCCGACGGCCATGCCCTGTGGGCCGAGATCACCATCGAGCCCGCGCCGGACAGCTGCAGTCTGCTGCTGTCGATGGCCGACATCAGCGACCAGCGGGATCTCCAGGGGCGGCTGCGCCATCTGCAGATGCACGATCCGGTCACCCGGCTGCCCAACCGCAGCCTGTTCTTCGAGCGGATGACCTCGGCGCTGGAGGCGGCCACCTACGACCACGGGGGCACCGGCCGGATCGGGCTCTGCTATCTCGACCTGGACGGTTTCAAGGCGGTCAACGACACCCTGGGCCACCGGGTCGGCGACCGGCTGCTCGGCGCGGTCGCCCAGCGGCTCACCGAATGCGCCGCGCCCGGCGGCCATCTGGTGGCGCGGCTCGGCGGGGACGAGTTCGCCCTGCTGGTCCGCAACTCCACCGGCACCGAGCAGCTGTGCGACCTCGCCCGGACGCTACTGGCCGCCCTGCAGGAACCGTTCGACGTGGGCGGGCAGCGGCTGTCGGTGTCCGCGAGCATCGGCGTGGTGGAGCGGCCCGCGGCCGGCACTCACACCACCTGGCTGATGCAGGCCGCGGACACCACGCTGTACTGGGCGAAGGAGGACGGCAAGGCGCGCTGGACGCTCTTCGACCCGGAGCGCAACGCCCATCGGATGACCCGGCAGGCGCTGTCCAGCACCCTGCGCCCGGCGGTCGAGCGGGACGAGTTCGTGCTCGACTACCAGCCGCTGGTGGGGCTGGGAGACGGGGTCGTCCGGGGGGTGGAGGCGCTGGTGCGCTGGGACCATCCGCAGTTCGGACGGCTGTCGCCGAACCGGTTCATCCCGCTGGCCGAGGAGAACGGCGCGATCGTGCCGCTGGGCCGGTGGGTGCTGCGCACCGCCTGCCGCCAGGCCCGCGCCTGGCAGCTGGCCAATCCGACCCATCCGCTGGTGGTCAGCGTCAATGTGGCGGTCCGCCAGGTGTGGGACTCCGACCTGGTCGCCGATGTCGGCACGATCCTGGCGGAGACCGGGCTGCCGCCGCATCTGCTGCAACTGGAGCTGACCGAGTCGGCGGTGATGGGGTCGACGGGGCGTCCGCTGCAGGCGCTGCAGCGGCTCAGCGATATGGGGGTGCCCATCGCGATCGACGACTTCGGGACGGGCTACTCCAATCTCGCCTATCTCAGCCGGCTGCCGGTCTCCACGCTCAAGCTGGACGGCTCGTTCGTCCAGGGGTTCCGGGCCGAGGAGCATCCGAATCCGGCCGACGAGACCATCGTCGAGGCGCTGGTGCAGCTCGCGCACCGGCTGGGCCTGACCGTGACGGCCGAATGTGTGGAGAGCGCCGAGCAGGCGGAGCGGCTGAGGCGGATCGGCTGCGATACCGGACAGGGGTGGTTCTACTCCCGTCCGGTGCCGCCGGACCGCATACAGACGATGATCACCTGCCCGGCGTCCGGTTAG
- a CDS encoding M6 family metalloprotease domain-containing protein, with protein MVRPQVPEGVHRQPRLRRTGALLTSLSALIATTVVAGPAVAAGPGGPCDLERTDAHHSEGLDTWNSRYPRPVRRLDAAMVFLSFPDAKPRVTPARLAADHVPATPDFFKRASYGKFALRVHPLRRWLTMPQRSTAYAIQRDWNAKRRAAYLRDAIASADPHLDFGRYDLVYLVADPDAPGVDADATKVVNFEKPLRADGVDLRRLVTVFEHHPPDRNVLAHETGHVFDLPDLYHRPKDTDASAEWDTYVGDWDLMGSQFGMAPDPFGWHKWKLGWLGARQVACDRAIGPRRYTLHPLAAPLGRGRPGVDTRTRLVVVRTGPTTALAIEARGGRGNDAGTCTEGVLVYRVHNDKASGDGPVQVLDGHPATSACWNESVYPELADAPLGVGDSLSVKEDSVRITVAGRAADGGWTVRVNRRAR; from the coding sequence ATGGTGCGTCCTCAGGTACCCGAGGGGGTGCACCGGCAGCCTCGGTTGCGTCGGACCGGGGCCCTGCTGACCTCGTTGAGCGCGCTCATCGCGACCACCGTGGTGGCGGGCCCCGCTGTCGCGGCCGGCCCCGGCGGACCCTGTGACCTGGAACGTACCGACGCCCACCACTCGGAGGGCCTGGACACCTGGAACTCCCGCTATCCGCGCCCGGTGCGCCGATTGGACGCGGCGATGGTCTTCCTGTCGTTCCCGGACGCCAAGCCCAGAGTAACCCCGGCCCGGCTGGCCGCCGACCATGTCCCCGCGACCCCCGACTTCTTCAAGCGGGCGTCCTACGGGAAGTTCGCGCTGCGGGTGCATCCGCTGCGGCGCTGGCTCACCATGCCCCAACGCTCCACCGCGTACGCCATACAGCGCGACTGGAACGCCAAGCGCCGTGCCGCGTATCTGCGCGACGCCATCGCGTCCGCCGATCCGCACCTCGACTTCGGCCGCTATGACCTCGTCTATCTGGTCGCCGACCCCGATGCGCCCGGTGTGGACGCCGACGCGACGAAAGTGGTCAACTTCGAAAAGCCACTGCGCGCCGACGGTGTTGATCTGCGCCGCCTGGTGACTGTTTTCGAACACCATCCGCCGGACCGCAATGTCCTGGCCCATGAGACCGGCCATGTCTTCGACCTGCCCGACCTCTACCACCGGCCGAAGGACACCGACGCCAGCGCCGAATGGGACACCTACGTCGGCGACTGGGACCTGATGGGAAGCCAGTTCGGCATGGCACCCGATCCGTTCGGCTGGCACAAGTGGAAGCTGGGCTGGCTCGGCGCGCGCCAGGTGGCCTGCGACCGCGCCATCGGTCCGCGCCGATACACCCTCCACCCCCTCGCCGCTCCCTTGGGGCGGGGCAGGCCCGGCGTCGACACCCGCACCCGGCTGGTCGTGGTCCGCACCGGACCCACCACCGCACTGGCCATCGAGGCGCGCGGCGGCCGCGGCAACGACGCGGGCACCTGCACCGAGGGCGTGCTGGTCTACCGCGTCCACAACGACAAGGCGTCGGGCGACGGCCCCGTCCAGGTGCTGGACGGCCACCCGGCCACCTCCGCCTGCTGGAACGAGTCGGTCTACCCCGAACTCGCCGATGCCCCGCTCGGCGTCGGCGACAGCCTGTCGGTCAAGGAGGACTCCGTACGGATCACGGTGGCCGGCCGCGCCGCCGACGGGGGCTGGACCGTCCGGGTCAACCGCCGGGCGCGGTGA